A window of Lacibacter sediminis contains these coding sequences:
- a CDS encoding RsmB/NOP family class I SAM-dependent RNA methyltransferase, which yields MSRYYSYINSAKEIIAAYSGLEPFASHLKKQFAANKKFGSKDRKQITQLCYCYFRLGRSLQDISLENKLLAGLFLSSRSSSDLLLHLKPEWNDVIEMRLEKKLELLNSTVNASSIFPFTNELSDGIDAAGFAFSHLQQPDLFLRIRPGRKDTVLHQLKAADVSFQVPGDNTVALLNATKIEEVIMLNKDAVVQDYSSQRVGEFLEDLKSKIENQKWNVWDCCAASGGKSIMAKDILVDINLTVSDVRESILINLKKRFQEAGIKDYKSFIRDLSLHSPLTTNHSPFDLIIADVPCSGSGTWGRTPEQLSFFPSSSIETYSALQKKIVSNTVAQLKSNGYYLYITCSVFKKENEDNVAWMQEELRLQLLKQEVIKGYAVKADTMFAALLKKG from the coding sequence ATGAGCCGTTATTATTCATACATCAATTCTGCTAAAGAGATCATTGCGGCTTATTCCGGTTTGGAGCCATTTGCATCGCATCTCAAAAAACAATTTGCAGCCAATAAAAAATTTGGCAGCAAAGACAGGAAGCAGATCACACAACTTTGTTATTGTTACTTCAGGTTAGGTAGATCGTTGCAGGATATTTCTTTGGAAAACAAGTTGTTGGCCGGATTATTTCTCAGCAGTCGTTCTTCAAGCGATTTATTGCTGCATTTAAAACCGGAGTGGAATGATGTGATTGAAATGCGGTTAGAAAAAAAACTTGAACTGTTGAACAGTACGGTTAATGCGTCGTCGATTTTTCCATTTACAAACGAGTTGAGCGATGGAATTGATGCTGCTGGATTTGCATTCAGTCATTTGCAGCAACCTGATTTATTTTTGCGGATACGACCCGGACGAAAAGATACTGTGCTGCATCAATTGAAAGCAGCGGATGTTTCCTTTCAAGTGCCCGGTGATAACACAGTTGCATTGCTAAATGCAACAAAGATCGAAGAAGTTATCATGTTGAATAAAGATGCGGTGGTGCAGGATTACAGTTCGCAGAGAGTAGGGGAGTTTCTTGAAGATCTGAAATCGAAAATCGAAAATCAAAAATGGAATGTTTGGGATTGCTGCGCTGCCAGCGGTGGTAAATCCATTATGGCAAAAGATATTCTTGTCGATATTAATCTTACGGTGAGCGATGTACGTGAAAGTATTCTTATCAATTTAAAAAAGCGTTTCCAGGAAGCAGGAATAAAAGACTATAAAAGTTTCATAAGAGACTTGTCACTTCACTCACCACTCACAACTAACCATTCACCTTTTGATCTCATCATCGCCGATGTTCCCTGCAGTGGCTCCGGCACCTGGGGGCGAACGCCTGAACAATTATCGTTCTTTCCATCATCTTCCATTGAAACATATAGTGCCTTGCAGAAAAAGATTGTTTCGAATACAGTAGCACAACTCAAATCCAACGGGTATTATTTATATATCACCTGTTCAGTATTTAAAAAAGAAAATGAAGATAATGTGGCGTGGATGCAGGAAGAATTAAGGTTGCAGTTGCTGAAACAAGAAGTGATCAAAGGTTATGCAGTGAAAGCTGATACAATGTTTGCAGCGTTGTTAAAGAAGGGTTGA